From the genome of Scytonema hofmannii PCC 7110, one region includes:
- a CDS encoding DUF4347 domain-containing protein, with amino-acid sequence MKNLLFIDSAVDNYEILLKGLVPDITAIILDPNRDGVEQISQVLSQNTLIESVHIVSHGSPGTLYLGNSELNLHTLKNYSKQLQNWFSPSSHCPSLLLYGCNVAAGDVGEEFITKLHQLTRASIAATARPTGNAALGGNWNLKVNVGSLVNSPLAFTAEAMAAYPAVLAFFSLGSYSSTTTSMTAKVTVEGSYAYTVDSELGLQILDVADPKKPTFKGKYKFSDDSEVKGVAIKEKYAFVASYTSGLQVVDLTDPTNPVTKLNDSTSCNTAEDIAIKDNYVYVAGGISGLQIFDISDPTKLTVKGKYKHATGSIRNVTVKGNYAYVLSESSLISTLQIVDITNPDSPVLKGSYNTSSTAFEVKVEGNYAYIAGGYSGMQIIDVSDATKPTLKGSFDTSYNVFGVSIVGNLAYIADGNMGVQVLDVTDPVTPKSVGTYQTTGMAKGVFVVNNQAYIAGGSTGLEIVLNNTPPTATDTTISVDEDTVYAFAMDDFGFTDSDSDDDDDDDDGGESDDDDNDDDGGESDDDDNDDDGGEGDNNDDGDGGSSLKEVQITELPLVGQFFKDADDDGIQDDGEAIKIDQKIALADISKLKFKSIAEASGTNYASFKFKVSDGLEYSAVAYKATVDIKPVNDAPVLSDTDVTLSAVIKGVGAPTGAVGTLISSLVKLGGNVKDVDTDALTGIAITKVDTTKGSWFYSIDNGTKWTSLSSVSDSNALLLAANTNTRLYFQANAETTGKISDLVTFRAWDQTSGTNGGNIDITSSTNATAFSSMTDTAGITVKDAMDGTDSGSTGGSINVKLSLKIASNNLFLLGDASEGGKLKLHIKLDGHKSKLVNELGVCVVDDDKGTIDGIAPDAEGYAQAALSRAQVIFSSIANAPKGFSSDITRLLEFKAGAKLKFFMIKDGTLDGVMSGKISFKNVLFADAKTQKTTDLGNGEFALDWDELLEGGGADFQKLKVKIKASNEEMPMGTGLQGTSGGEVIDLREAKTEVKAEFTVHREAAFKNFVCFYQMADAKGGIDINGDGKADLMPGDEGYIKAAMNARVSGINLSVENQGSGTFSGVFQKGSIFAPMIIANGTAEMLLDSETNNDPAVYLPFLGANPSKADHIRLLGSNCFGFEDLPGGGDNDFNDIVVKVNLKTA; translated from the coding sequence ATGAAAAATCTTCTCTTCATTGACAGCGCTGTAGATAACTACGAGATTTTATTAAAAGGACTTGTACCAGACATTACAGCTATTATTCTTGACCCAAATCGCGACGGAGTCGAGCAAATTTCCCAAGTATTATCCCAAAATACTCTCATCGAAAGCGTTCACATTGTCTCCCACGGATCTCCTGGAACCCTTTACTTGGGAAATAGCGAACTTAACCTTCATACTTTAAAAAATTATTCTAAGCAACTACAGAATTGGTTCTCCCCATCATCCCATTGCCCAAGTCTTCTTCTTTATGGTTGTAATGTTGCAGCAGGTGATGTTGGAGAAGAATTTATTACCAAACTTCATCAATTAACTAGAGCAAGCATTGCAGCAACTGCGCGTCCTACCGGAAATGCTGCTTTAGGTGGCAATTGGAATTTGAAAGTCAATGTAGGTAGTCTTGTTAATTCGCCACTAGCATTTACAGCAGAAGCGATGGCTGCATATCCTGCTGTACTGGCTTTCTTTTCTTTAGGTAGTTACAGCAGCACTACTACTAGCATGACCGCTAAAGTTACAGTAGAAGGGAGTTACGCCTATACTGTTGATAGTGAATTAGGTTTACAAATTCTTGACGTTGCCGATCCTAAGAAACCGACCTTTAAAGGGAAATATAAATTCTCAGATGATAGCGAAGTCAAAGGCGTAGCTATTAAAGAAAAATATGCCTTCGTTGCTAGCTATACTTCAGGTTTGCAAGTCGTCGATCTTACCGATCCTACAAACCCCGTTACCAAGCTTAACGACTCGACTTCTTGTAACACCGCAGAAGATATAGCCATTAAAGACAACTATGTTTATGTTGCTGGAGGTATCTCCGGTCTGCAAATTTTTGATATCAGCGATCCAACCAAGCTCACTGTAAAAGGTAAATACAAGCACGCCACTGGCTCTATTAGAAACGTAACTGTAAAAGGGAATTATGCTTACGTTCTTTCTGAGTCAAGCTTAATATCAACTTTGCAGATTGTTGATATTACCAACCCTGATAGCCCCGTTCTTAAAGGAAGTTACAATACCTCAAGTACAGCTTTTGAAGTCAAGGTAGAAGGCAACTACGCTTACATTGCTGGTGGCTATTCGGGAATGCAAATTATTGATGTCAGCGATGCGACTAAGCCAACTTTGAAAGGCAGTTTTGATACTTCTTATAATGTCTTTGGCGTCAGTATTGTCGGAAATTTAGCTTACATTGCCGATGGTAATATGGGCGTGCAAGTCCTTGATGTTACCGATCCTGTGACTCCTAAATCTGTCGGGACTTACCAAACCACTGGTATGGCAAAAGGTGTGTTTGTAGTAAACAACCAAGCTTACATTGCTGGAGGTTCTACAGGTTTGGAAATTGTGCTGAACAATACTCCTCCTACTGCTACTGACACAACGATTAGCGTTGATGAAGACACCGTCTATGCCTTTGCTATGGATGACTTTGGCTTCACTGATAGCGATAGCGATGATGACGATGATGACGATGACGGTGGTGAGAGTGATGATGACGATAACGATGATGACGGTGGTGAGAGTGATGATGACGATAACGATGATGACGGTGGTGAGGGTGATAATAATGATGATGGTGATGGCGGTAGTAGTTTAAAAGAGGTACAAATTACTGAACTGCCCCTAGTCGGTCAGTTTTTCAAAGATGCTGATGACGATGGTATCCAAGATGATGGAGAAGCTATTAAAATTGACCAAAAGATCGCATTAGCTGATATCTCCAAGTTGAAATTTAAGTCCATTGCAGAAGCGAGTGGTACTAACTACGCAAGCTTCAAGTTTAAAGTCAGTGATGGTTTAGAATATAGCGCTGTAGCATATAAGGCAACAGTTGATATCAAACCCGTTAACGATGCACCTGTTCTAAGTGACACTGACGTGACTCTCAGTGCTGTTATCAAAGGTGTTGGCGCACCAACAGGCGCAGTTGGTACTTTAATTTCTTCCTTAGTTAAATTGGGAGGCAATGTTAAAGATGTAGACACCGATGCACTGACAGGTATTGCGATTACTAAAGTTGATACAACCAAAGGCAGCTGGTTCTACAGCATTGACAATGGCACTAAGTGGACATCGTTGAGTTCTGTATCGGATTCCAACGCCCTACTGTTAGCTGCAAATACCAATACCCGTCTCTACTTCCAAGCCAACGCTGAGACTACTGGAAAAATTAGTGACCTCGTAACCTTCCGTGCTTGGGATCAAACCAGTGGTACTAATGGTGGCAACATTGACATCACAAGCAGTACTAATGCAACTGCTTTCAGTAGTATGACTGACACGGCGGGAATTACGGTTAAAGATGCCATGGATGGTACAGATTCTGGCAGTACTGGTGGTTCTATAAATGTCAAACTCAGTTTAAAGATAGCATCTAATAATCTTTTCCTTTTAGGTGATGCTTCGGAAGGTGGCAAACTCAAACTCCATATTAAGCTTGATGGACACAAATCTAAACTGGTGAATGAGTTAGGAGTGTGCGTTGTTGACGATGACAAAGGAACAATTGACGGTATTGCTCCTGATGCGGAAGGTTACGCCCAAGCTGCATTATCAAGAGCGCAAGTGATTTTCTCGTCCATTGCTAATGCTCCTAAAGGGTTTAGTTCTGACATCACACGTCTTTTGGAATTTAAAGCTGGTGCAAAACTAAAATTCTTCATGATTAAAGACGGTACGCTTGATGGTGTCATGTCTGGTAAGATTTCCTTTAAAAATGTCCTCTTTGCTGATGCTAAAACGCAAAAGACAACAGATTTGGGGAATGGAGAGTTCGCTCTAGATTGGGATGAGTTACTTGAGGGCGGCGGTGCTGACTTTCAAAAGCTGAAAGTCAAGATTAAAGCATCAAACGAAGAGATGCCCATGGGTACGGGTTTACAAGGCACATCAGGTGGAGAAGTCATTGATTTGCGAGAAGCAAAAACAGAAGTGAAAGCAGAATTTACCGTTCACAGAGAAGCCGCGTTTAAGAACTTTGTGTGCTTCTACCAGATGGCTGATGCAAAAGGTGGTATTGATATCAATGGTGATGGTAAGGCAGACTTGATGCCTGGTGATGAAGGTTATATCAAAGCCGCAATGAATGCCCGTGTTTCTGGAATTAACCTATCAGTAGAAAATCAAGGTTCTGGGACTTTCTCAGGCGTTTTCCAAAAAGGTTCTATCTTTGCACCAATGATTATCGCCAATGGTACAGCAGAAATGCTTTTAGATAGTGAGACCAATAACGATCCTGCAGTGTACTTGCCCTTCTTAGGGGCTAATCCAAGCAAGGCTGACCATATTCGTTTGTTGGGAAGTAACTGCTTTGGTTTTGAAGATTTACCAGGTGGTGGTGATAATGACTTTAATGATATCGTTGTTAAGGTGAATTTAAAGACCGCCTAA
- a CDS encoding peptidase domain-containing ABC transporter, whose amino-acid sequence MTYIKNTAFLEFLTKIEGFDQLPQEVITAIAQKVQALRYRIGQKIVGKEKIPDRVAILYEGKARLLAYDPRTQMPNTLKLLEPGTILGEISLFRDIACETAIASHEVICLTIEGAEYLKLLANYPAFAQSRQQKAHLIEIFDVIGAQPEVQAHGGLSLKELALNAYSRAKVHYLPPGKNPFDRLESEKIWFVSGNGLLKDFTPTNRLEPSDGLNKLEVQGNNPVRLIGLQAEDLFFLDEEPTIQAQPIPSQSVDTELDIPYAANEDLPPPQPPTSQESSKGNKRYPFYGGKGQLNSAIACFQMVSKHLEMPFRKEVVRRVLSDQMKRGGTISFQLCAYLSELIGLRAQLVDVPTTSATRIPTPAMIRYEDSYAILYEIGDRIAVLGVPTKGIVRLKPAELIDRLETEESSSPPQVRVLLLSRTTATPQQRFGISWFTPYLSRYRRVLIEVFLASFFVQLAALANPLVIQLIIDKVISQNSISTLHVLGALLLVVGLFEAILGTLRTYLFVDTTNRIDMGLGSEIIDHMLRLPLRYFERRPVGELSTRINELENIRQFLTGTALTVGLDALFSVVYIVVMLFYSWQLTIVGLGTIPVFIIITLIASPTVSKQLRTKAERNSDTQSYLVEVMSGIQTVKAQNIELRARFSWQDRYARYVAAGFKTVVTSTLASSTSNFLNKLSSLLVLWVGSYLVLEGELTLGELIAFRIISGYVTSPILRLAQLWQNFQETALSLERLSDIVDTPQEAEQDRDNIPLPQIVGSVKYDNVSFRFASSGPLQLSNVNIDIPAGKFVGIVGQSGSGKSTMMKLLLRLYEPEAGRILIDGYDISKVELYSLRRQVGVVPQETLLFDGTVQENIALTNPDATTEEVIEAARVAAAHDFIMNLPNGYNTRVGERGAGLSGGQRQRIAIARSVLQRPKLLVLDEATSALDYPTERQVCLNLAEEFLGSTVFFITHRLNTVRNADIIIVMDSAKVIEMGTHDELMAARGHYFYLYNQQDVKL is encoded by the coding sequence ATGACTTATATAAAGAACACTGCATTTCTAGAATTTCTTACAAAGATAGAAGGGTTTGACCAATTACCGCAAGAGGTTATAACCGCGATCGCACAAAAAGTCCAAGCCTTACGCTATCGTATAGGTCAAAAAATAGTCGGGAAAGAAAAAATACCCGATCGCGTCGCCATTCTTTACGAAGGGAAAGCACGGTTGTTGGCATACGACCCTCGCACGCAAATGCCAAACACCTTGAAATTGCTAGAACCGGGAACAATTCTAGGGGAAATCAGTTTATTTCGCGATATCGCCTGCGAGACAGCGATCGCATCCCATGAAGTAATTTGCTTAACAATTGAAGGAGCAGAGTATCTAAAGTTACTGGCAAATTACCCAGCTTTTGCCCAAAGTCGCCAACAAAAAGCTCATCTCATTGAGATATTTGATGTGATAGGTGCTCAACCAGAAGTCCAAGCCCATGGTGGATTAAGTCTGAAAGAACTAGCACTCAACGCTTACAGTCGTGCAAAAGTGCATTATCTCCCACCCGGAAAAAATCCATTCGATCGGTTAGAAAGCGAAAAAATTTGGTTTGTCAGTGGCAATGGGCTTCTCAAAGACTTTACACCAACAAACCGATTGGAACCTAGCGATGGGTTAAATAAACTAGAAGTTCAAGGAAACAACCCCGTGCGGTTGATTGGTTTGCAAGCAGAAGATTTGTTCTTCTTAGATGAAGAACCAACAATACAAGCTCAACCAATCCCCAGCCAATCTGTAGATACCGAGCTAGATATTCCCTACGCAGCCAACGAAGATTTACCCCCACCACAACCACCAACCTCACAGGAATCGTCAAAAGGTAATAAAAGATACCCGTTTTATGGTGGGAAAGGACAATTAAATTCTGCTATTGCCTGTTTCCAAATGGTCTCGAAACATTTGGAAATGCCATTTCGCAAAGAAGTGGTTCGCCGCGTTCTCTCGGATCAAATGAAACGTGGGGGGACAATTTCATTTCAGCTGTGTGCGTACCTTTCAGAACTGATTGGACTGAGGGCGCAACTGGTGGATGTCCCCACAACTTCTGCGACACGCATTCCCACACCAGCAATGATTCGTTATGAAGACAGCTACGCCATTTTGTATGAAATTGGCGATCGCATAGCTGTTCTGGGAGTCCCCACCAAAGGAATTGTACGCCTCAAACCAGCCGAACTCATAGATCGATTAGAAACAGAGGAAAGCAGTTCCCCGCCACAAGTGAGAGTCTTGTTACTCTCGCGCACCACAGCAACACCCCAACAACGGTTTGGCATCAGTTGGTTTACCCCTTACCTATCGCGCTACCGCCGAGTCCTCATAGAAGTTTTCCTAGCGTCCTTTTTCGTACAATTGGCAGCGCTAGCAAACCCATTGGTCATTCAGTTAATTATCGATAAAGTCATCTCTCAGAATAGCATCAGTACCTTGCACGTTCTAGGTGCTTTGCTACTGGTCGTCGGTTTGTTTGAAGCCATACTTGGGACACTGCGGACTTACCTGTTTGTCGATACAACCAACCGCATTGACATGGGTTTAGGCTCAGAAATCATCGACCATATGCTGCGTTTGCCCTTGCGGTATTTTGAGCGCCGACCTGTTGGGGAACTTTCCACCCGCATCAACGAGTTAGAGAATATTCGACAATTCCTAACAGGAACAGCATTAACAGTGGGGTTAGATGCACTGTTCTCAGTGGTTTATATCGTCGTGATGCTGTTTTATAGCTGGCAATTGACAATAGTTGGCTTGGGAACAATTCCCGTGTTTATAATTATTACATTAATAGCATCACCTACAGTCAGCAAACAACTCCGTACCAAAGCCGAACGAAATTCCGATACGCAATCTTACCTAGTGGAGGTGATGTCAGGAATTCAAACGGTGAAAGCGCAAAATATCGAGTTACGCGCTCGTTTTTCCTGGCAAGATCGGTATGCGCGATACGTAGCCGCCGGATTTAAAACCGTCGTGACCTCCACCTTAGCAAGTTCTACAAGTAACTTCCTCAACAAACTCAGCAGCTTGCTGGTGTTGTGGGTGGGATCTTATTTAGTTCTGGAAGGAGAATTAACGTTAGGAGAATTAATTGCCTTCCGAATCATTTCAGGTTACGTAACCAGCCCCATATTGCGTTTGGCACAACTGTGGCAAAACTTCCAAGAAACAGCTTTGTCACTCGAACGCTTAAGCGATATTGTCGATACACCACAAGAAGCAGAACAAGATCGGGACAACATTCCCCTACCCCAGATAGTAGGGTCTGTAAAATACGACAATGTGTCATTCCGGTTTGCCAGTAGCGGTCCCCTGCAACTAAGCAACGTCAATATCGATATTCCCGCCGGGAAATTTGTTGGGATTGTGGGACAAAGCGGTTCGGGAAAAAGTACGATGATGAAGTTACTTCTGCGACTCTACGAACCCGAAGCAGGCAGAATCCTAATTGATGGTTACGATATTTCCAAGGTGGAGCTGTACTCCCTGCGGAGACAAGTCGGTGTTGTGCCGCAAGAAACACTGTTATTTGATGGTACGGTGCAAGAAAATATTGCCCTAACCAATCCTGACGCCACAACCGAAGAAGTTATTGAAGCAGCAAGAGTCGCCGCCGCCCACGACTTTATTATGAACTTACCCAACGGCTATAACACGCGAGTGGGTGAGAGAGGTGCAGGGCTATCCGGCGGACAGAGACAAAGGATTGCCATTGCACGTTCTGTTTTACAAAGACCAAAATTACTCGTTCTTGACGAAGCCACAAGTGCGCTAGATTACCCCACAGAACGCCAAGTCTGTCTCAATCTGGCAGAAGAATTTTTAGGAAGTACAGTGTTCTTTATTACACACCGATTGAACACGGTCAGGAATGCAGACATTATTATTGTGATGGATAGCGCTAAAGTCATCGAAATGGGTACTCATGACGAGTTAATGGCTGCACGAGGTCATTATTTCTACCTTTATAATCAGCAAGACGTGAAACTTTAA
- a CDS encoding HlyD family efflux transporter periplasmic adaptor subunit produces MKLNENHLNGNSRDGHLKDGTNPRNRVTTADRKTPKASETDAKRYITEEFDQSVVLRQSPFWSRTIMATLMALAAFGIGWACVAKIEQVVPATGQLKPEGTVKEMQAPVSGVVKAVYVKNGQKVNPGDLLLLFDSVTSNAELNSLRKIKASLTQENQIYRRLIEMGSGVAAEIEFLRGNVPKEAAFLLKNRANLMAENELLRQELKNTGGVAGMTTEDQQRLDVAKRELESRAAAAILKVEQSRRKLAQNQVQLADTKGNLAIEQQIYTRMKILAEEGAIAQLQYLQQERKVQNTKAQIAELFQEQQRLQYEIAQGQQETQNTVAVSNKTVLEKIAENKKRIAEIDSQLSRVLLENEKQLAEINSKILQAQTNIKYQALHAPVSGVVFDLQAKNPGFVANTTQKLLTIVPNDSFVAEAFITNKDIGFVKEGMKVDVRLDSFPYSEFGDIKGELVWVGSDALPPDQTHQYYRFPIKVRLARQNLDVKGRTIALQSGMSVTANIKVREERTVMSLLTDMFSNEVESLKQVR; encoded by the coding sequence ATGAAACTTAATGAAAATCATCTCAACGGCAATAGCCGTGACGGTCACTTAAAGGATGGAACTAACCCTCGAAATCGGGTGACAACAGCTGACCGCAAAACACCAAAAGCATCTGAAACGGATGCTAAAAGATACATTACTGAAGAATTTGACCAATCCGTCGTTTTGCGCCAATCGCCATTTTGGTCGCGTACCATTATGGCGACATTGATGGCATTAGCAGCTTTTGGAATTGGTTGGGCTTGCGTTGCTAAAATTGAGCAAGTCGTACCTGCAACAGGTCAATTAAAGCCAGAAGGGACTGTCAAAGAAATGCAAGCCCCTGTCAGTGGTGTAGTAAAGGCAGTTTATGTGAAAAACGGACAAAAAGTCAATCCAGGGGATTTACTACTGCTGTTTGATTCTGTAACCTCTAATGCTGAGTTGAATTCATTAAGGAAAATTAAAGCTTCGTTAACTCAAGAAAACCAGATTTACCGTCGCTTGATAGAAATGGGTTCTGGAGTGGCTGCGGAAATAGAATTTTTGCGAGGAAATGTGCCCAAAGAAGCGGCGTTTCTACTGAAAAATCGGGCAAATTTAATGGCAGAAAATGAACTGCTACGACAAGAGTTGAAAAATACGGGTGGCGTTGCGGGGATGACAACGGAAGACCAACAACGTTTAGATGTTGCTAAAAGGGAATTAGAATCTCGTGCGGCTGCAGCGATATTGAAAGTTGAGCAAAGCCGGAGAAAATTGGCTCAAAATCAAGTTCAATTGGCAGATACTAAAGGGAATTTGGCTATTGAACAGCAGATTTACACGAGAATGAAGATTTTGGCAGAAGAGGGCGCGATCGCACAGCTACAATATCTTCAACAAGAAAGAAAAGTCCAAAATACCAAAGCACAAATAGCAGAACTTTTCCAGGAACAGCAACGCCTGCAATATGAAATTGCTCAAGGACAACAGGAAACCCAAAATACAGTTGCTGTTTCTAATAAAACAGTTCTAGAAAAGATAGCAGAAAACAAAAAGCGGATTGCAGAAATTGATAGCCAATTATCAAGAGTTTTGCTAGAAAATGAGAAGCAATTGGCAGAGATTAATAGCAAAATTCTGCAAGCTCAAACCAATATAAAATATCAGGCATTGCATGCACCAGTATCGGGAGTGGTTTTTGACTTACAAGCAAAAAATCCTGGATTTGTAGCGAATACAACCCAGAAATTACTCACAATTGTACCAAACGATAGCTTTGTTGCAGAGGCTTTTATTACCAACAAAGATATTGGTTTTGTGAAAGAAGGGATGAAAGTTGATGTTAGACTTGACTCCTTCCCATACAGCGAGTTTGGCGATATTAAGGGAGAATTAGTTTGGGTTGGTTCAGATGCATTACCGCCCGATCAAACACATCAATACTATCGTTTTCCCATCAAAGTGCGTTTGGCAAGACAAAATTTAGATGTCAAAGGTAGAACCATTGCTTTGCAATCAGGTATGTCTGTGACTGCCAATATCAAAGTACGTGAAGAACGGACTGTTATGAGTTTGTTGACTGATATGTTCAGTAATGAGGTGGAAAGTTTGAAACAGGTTCGTTAA